One Burkholderia sp. 9120 DNA window includes the following coding sequences:
- a CDS encoding DUF4136 domain-containing protein produces the protein MTINRWTRRATLLLASLAVLLSGCTTYVTTQVTAFSDWSGNDATRTYAFTRAADQQNNLELSTYERAVANELATHAFRQVDTAQARYLVGLSYGIRSDMVTVSQPVYYNPWPAPYWGRSFDPWGPWGPYGPFPNGYVSQSYPIFTHLLGVRITERATGKEVYNVTARNSGAESSLVRAMPYLARSALADFPLGNGIVHTVKIPLDKNDGAPNEMAATGAAPAAMPAPASAPKVVQ, from the coding sequence ATGACAATCAATCGATGGACCCGCCGCGCCACGTTGCTGCTAGCGTCGCTGGCGGTGCTGCTGTCCGGCTGCACGACCTACGTGACCACCCAGGTCACGGCCTTCTCCGACTGGAGCGGCAACGACGCGACCCGCACCTATGCCTTCACGCGGGCGGCGGATCAGCAGAACAATCTGGAACTCAGTACTTACGAGCGCGCGGTGGCCAACGAACTGGCCACGCATGCGTTCCGTCAGGTGGACACCGCGCAGGCGCGCTATCTGGTCGGGCTCTCATACGGGATTCGCTCGGACATGGTGACGGTCTCCCAGCCGGTGTACTACAACCCGTGGCCCGCGCCTTACTGGGGAAGGTCGTTCGATCCGTGGGGCCCGTGGGGTCCGTATGGACCGTTTCCGAACGGGTATGTGAGCCAGAGCTATCCGATCTTCACGCATCTGCTCGGCGTGCGGATCACCGAGCGCGCGACCGGCAAGGAAGTCTATAACGTGACCGCGCGCAACTCGGGCGCCGAGTCGTCGCTGGTCAGGGCCATGCCGTATCTGGCGCGCAGTGCGCTGGCCGATTTCCCGCTGGGCAACGGCATCGTGCATACCGTCAAGATTCCGCTCGACAAAAACGACGGCGCACCGAACGAAATGGCCGCCACGGGCGCCGCACCCGCTGCGATGCCGGCGCCGGCTTCCGCGCCGAAGGTCGTGCAGTAA
- a CDS encoding glycosyltransferase family 2 protein — translation MKFAACIVIPIYNHKDAIGATVAHLAVHGLPLFVVDDGSDEATQQVLAALAQQYADQLTLLRLPVNGGKGAAVMAGLRAAHRAGFTHALQIDADGQHDATDVPRFIEAAQAEPGAVILGRPVYDESVPKARLYGRYLTHVWVWIETLSLTIRDSMCGFRLYPLALACELIDRVQLPTRMDFDIEILVRLYWRRAAFRSIPTRVTYAADGVSHFDVLWDNVRISRSHTRLVFGMLWRLPMLLAHKVMPRRAVLANAGTDQSAQGHQSAPIEKPNKHDKTQQDWWRIAERGSHLGMSLLALSCKLFGRRFTSLWLHPIVAYFLLTGRAAREASSNYFRHLGEAAPHGDTPRPGWLSAYRHMLAFAQSGFDKLAAWSGRVNNADVIFEDPAAFQALTASGKGALVIGAHLGNLEMTRALAAQGAYAKVTAVVYTEHARRFNSVLASANSEFARHLLEVRDFGPETAMLMQERVDNGELLVIVGDRVPAHETGRTTEAQFLGSTAPFAQGPYVLAHALGCPVYLFFCLKEQDGYRLYFEPFAERIELPRRERAQHLAAWAQRYAARLEHYCRKAPYQWFNFFDFWASPKRGANGRT, via the coding sequence ATGAAGTTCGCCGCGTGCATCGTCATTCCGATCTACAACCATAAAGACGCGATCGGCGCGACCGTCGCCCATCTCGCGGTGCATGGTTTGCCGCTGTTCGTCGTCGACGATGGCAGCGACGAGGCGACCCAGCAGGTGCTCGCCGCGCTCGCGCAGCAGTACGCGGATCAGTTGACGCTGTTGCGTTTGCCGGTCAACGGCGGCAAAGGCGCGGCGGTGATGGCGGGGCTGCGCGCCGCGCACCGCGCCGGTTTCACGCACGCGTTGCAGATCGACGCCGATGGTCAGCACGACGCCACCGACGTGCCACGTTTCATCGAAGCCGCGCAAGCCGAACCCGGCGCGGTGATTCTCGGTCGCCCGGTCTACGACGAGAGCGTGCCGAAAGCGCGCCTCTACGGCCGATATCTGACGCATGTGTGGGTGTGGATCGAGACGCTGTCGCTGACCATTCGCGATTCGATGTGCGGCTTCCGTTTATATCCGCTGGCGCTCGCCTGCGAGTTGATCGATCGCGTGCAGTTGCCCACGCGGATGGACTTCGACATCGAGATCCTCGTGCGCCTCTACTGGCGGCGCGCGGCGTTCCGTTCCATTCCGACGCGCGTCACGTATGCCGCCGACGGCGTGTCGCATTTCGATGTGCTGTGGGACAACGTGCGCATCAGTCGCAGCCATACGCGGCTCGTGTTCGGCATGCTGTGGCGTCTGCCGATGCTGCTCGCGCACAAGGTAATGCCGCGCCGCGCTGTACTCGCGAATGCCGGAACCGACCAAAGCGCTCAAGGCCACCAAAGCGCTCCAATCGAAAAGCCCAACAAGCACGATAAAACCCAGCAAGACTGGTGGCGCATCGCCGAACGCGGCAGCCACCTCGGCATGTCCTTGCTCGCGCTCAGTTGCAAGCTGTTCGGCCGCCGTTTCACCTCGCTGTGGCTGCATCCGATCGTTGCGTATTTTCTGCTGACCGGCCGCGCCGCGCGCGAAGCGTCGAGCAACTACTTCAGACATCTCGGCGAAGCCGCGCCGCACGGCGATACGCCGCGTCCCGGCTGGCTTTCCGCGTACCGGCACATGCTGGCGTTCGCGCAATCGGGCTTCGACAAACTCGCGGCGTGGTCCGGCCGCGTCAACAACGCCGACGTCATATTCGAAGATCCCGCCGCCTTCCAGGCGCTGACCGCGAGCGGCAAGGGCGCGCTCGTGATCGGCGCGCATCTCGGCAATCTGGAAATGACCCGCGCGCTCGCCGCGCAGGGCGCTTATGCGAAGGTCACCGCGGTCGTCTATACCGAGCACGCGCGCCGCTTCAACAGCGTGCTGGCGTCGGCCAATAGCGAGTTCGCGCGCCATCTGCTCGAAGTCCGCGACTTCGGTCCCGAGACCGCGATGCTGATGCAGGAACGCGTGGACAACGGCGAGTTGCTGGTGATCGTCGGCGACCGCGTGCCCGCGCACGAAACGGGCCGCACGACCGAAGCGCAATTTCTCGGCTCGACCGCGCCGTTCGCGCAAGGCCCTTATGTGCTCGCGCACGCGCTGGGCTGCCCGGTCTATCTGTTTTTCTGTCTGAAAGAACAGGACGGTTACCGTCTTTATTTCGAGCCGTTCGCCGAGCGCATCGAGTTGCCGCGCCGCGAACGCGCGCAGCATCTCGCGGCATGGGCGCAACGTTACGCCGCGCGGCTCGAACACTATTGCCGCAAGGCCCCTTATCAATGGTTCAATTTCTTCGATTTCTGGGCCAGCCCCAAGCGAGGCGCGAATGGCCGAACATGA
- a CDS encoding aromatic amino acid ammonia-lyase, with protein sequence MAEHDLIDASVADAKTNAKANADAGANAVVVGGRKLTIEEIVAIAHQRAPIALSADPAWRARIQRGADFLRRHLAEGATVYGVNTGYGDACVVDVPMELVEALPLQLTRYHGCGMGQYLDDAQTLAVIAARLNSLAYGFSGVRPVLLERLADLVNHRVLPRIPSEGSVGASGDLTPLSYVAAALAGERDVMFAGQLRDVRDVWSELGHAPLTLAPKEGLALMNGTAVMTGLACLAFARADHLTRLTARLTALCTVALDGRAAHFDAMLFEVKPHAGQAEAAAWIRDDLSGRGDTPGHRLQDRYSIRCAPHVIGVARDALTWVRRDVENELNSANDNPLIDPDNGRVLHGGNFYGGHIAFAMDSLKVAVANLADLMDRQLALLVDVNFNNGLPRNLSGAAPARAAINHGFKAVQISSSAWTAEALKNTMPASVFSRSTEAHNQDKVSMGTIAARDCLRVLELTEQVAAAHTLATVQAARLRLRLDSETPVPAPLQRFMDRVSAASPFVDEDRALEHELRALTARIADCDLLQDYRGGTHA encoded by the coding sequence ATGGCCGAACATGATCTGATCGATGCGTCGGTAGCCGACGCGAAGACGAACGCAAAAGCTAATGCCGATGCAGGCGCAAACGCCGTCGTGGTCGGCGGCCGCAAGCTGACGATCGAAGAGATCGTCGCGATTGCCCATCAACGTGCGCCGATCGCGCTGAGCGCCGATCCGGCGTGGCGCGCGCGAATCCAGCGCGGTGCGGATTTCCTGCGCCGTCATCTGGCGGAGGGCGCGACCGTCTACGGCGTCAACACCGGTTACGGCGATGCCTGCGTGGTGGACGTGCCGATGGAACTGGTCGAAGCGCTGCCGTTGCAACTCACGCGCTATCACGGCTGCGGCATGGGCCAGTATCTCGACGACGCGCAAACCCTCGCGGTGATCGCCGCGCGGTTGAACTCGCTCGCTTATGGCTTTTCCGGCGTGCGTCCGGTGTTGCTCGAACGGCTCGCCGATCTGGTCAATCATCGCGTGCTGCCGCGCATTCCGTCGGAAGGCTCGGTGGGCGCGAGCGGCGACCTGACGCCGTTGTCGTATGTGGCCGCCGCATTGGCGGGCGAACGCGACGTGATGTTCGCCGGCCAACTGCGCGACGTGCGCGACGTCTGGAGCGAACTCGGTCACGCGCCGCTCACACTCGCGCCGAAAGAAGGCCTCGCGCTGATGAACGGCACGGCGGTGATGACAGGCCTCGCCTGTCTCGCGTTCGCGCGCGCCGATCACTTGACGCGTCTCACCGCGCGTCTCACGGCGCTCTGCACGGTGGCGCTCGACGGCCGCGCCGCGCACTTCGACGCGATGCTGTTCGAAGTAAAGCCGCACGCCGGCCAGGCCGAAGCCGCAGCCTGGATTCGCGACGATCTGAGCGGACGCGGCGATACGCCGGGTCATCGGCTGCAGGATCGCTATTCGATTCGCTGCGCTCCGCACGTGATCGGCGTGGCGCGCGACGCGCTGACGTGGGTGCGTCGCGACGTCGAGAACGAGTTGAACAGCGCGAACGACAACCCGCTGATCGATCCCGACAACGGACGCGTGCTGCACGGCGGCAACTTCTACGGCGGCCATATCGCGTTCGCGATGGATTCGCTGAAGGTCGCGGTGGCCAATCTCGCCGACCTGATGGACCGGCAGCTCGCGTTGCTGGTCGATGTGAACTTCAACAATGGCTTGCCGCGCAATCTGTCGGGCGCGGCGCCCGCGCGGGCGGCGATCAATCACGGCTTCAAGGCGGTGCAGATTTCGTCGTCCGCATGGACTGCCGAAGCGTTGAAGAACACGATGCCCGCGAGTGTGTTCTCGCGCTCCACCGAGGCGCACAACCAGGACAAAGTCAGCATGGGCACGATCGCAGCACGCGACTGTTTGCGCGTGCTGGAATTGACCGAACAGGTGGCCGCCGCGCACACGCTGGCAACCGTGCAGGCCGCGCGCCTGCGCTTGAGGCTCGATAGCGAGACGCCGGTGCCGGCGCCGCTGCAGCGCTTTATGGACCGTGTGAGCGCGGCATCGCCGTTCGTCGACGAAGACCGTGCGCTCGAACACGAGTTGCGCGCGCTGACCGCGCGCATTGCCGATTGCGATCTGCTGCAAGACTATCGCGGAGGGACGCACGCATGA
- a CDS encoding AMP-binding protein has product MIALHAVLSAAAEAAGLKTPVCRDGGVVLDRAAFRARVAGLIALLQTRDAQRYALCIDDPFDFACALFALFACGKEPVIPANATPGYLADLADAYDAVLTDADLPLFVAGDNPAATHAAYAAHPIDPQAPLTLYTSGSSGIPKPIRKTLAQFNAEVHTLERQWGALVGDATMLTSVPHHHIYGLLFRVLWPLAAGRAFDRAISLEPLHLQQQIYQSGATVVVSTPAQLSRWPALPGFAALTPAPRAFFSSGGPLALDAAQEYAAAYGAAPLEIYGSTETGGIAWRRQDQTDAWQPVAGIDVRRDEDGALNVRSPHLDHRGWHRTDDQIALDSDGRFRLQGRLDRVLKLDGKRVSLPELEARLARHPHVAQAALVPLEGATRERVGAVVALTEAGSEALRDEGRVALAKTLRRYLADYFDVVVLPRHWRFRATLPFDARGKLPVAALAAAFEPRSEGMEVLAEARSGDTLHYDLRVPPTLVHFAGHFPGLPILPGVVQVDWAIRLAADHVTAARAIASIDRLKFMAPVAPGAVLKLTLAHDAERRRVQFVYKLSGRECASGVIVYREPA; this is encoded by the coding sequence ATGATTGCGTTGCATGCTGTGTTGTCGGCGGCTGCCGAAGCCGCCGGGTTGAAAACGCCGGTATGCCGCGATGGCGGCGTGGTGCTCGATCGCGCCGCGTTTCGCGCGCGCGTGGCGGGGTTGATCGCGCTGCTGCAAACGCGCGACGCGCAACGTTACGCGCTGTGTATCGACGATCCCTTTGATTTTGCCTGCGCGTTGTTTGCGCTGTTCGCGTGCGGAAAAGAGCCGGTGATTCCGGCGAATGCGACGCCGGGGTATCTCGCGGATCTGGCCGATGCTTATGACGCGGTGCTGACGGATGCGGATTTGCCGCTGTTCGTGGCGGGCGATAACCCAGCGGCAACCCACGCGGCCTACGCCGCTCACCCCATCGACCCGCAAGCCCCGCTCACGCTCTACACCTCCGGCAGCAGCGGTATCCCCAAACCGATCCGCAAAACGCTCGCGCAATTCAACGCCGAAGTGCACACGCTCGAACGCCAATGGGGCGCGCTGGTCGGCGACGCGACGATGCTCACGAGCGTGCCGCATCATCACATCTACGGTTTGCTGTTTCGCGTGTTGTGGCCGCTCGCGGCGGGCCGCGCGTTCGACCGCGCGATCAGCCTGGAACCCTTGCATCTGCAACAGCAGATCTACCAAAGCGGCGCGACGGTCGTGGTGTCGACGCCCGCGCAACTGTCGCGTTGGCCCGCGTTGCCCGGTTTTGCCGCATTGACGCCGGCGCCGCGCGCGTTCTTCTCGTCGGGCGGACCGCTCGCGCTGGACGCCGCGCAGGAATACGCCGCCGCCTATGGCGCCGCGCCGCTCGAAATCTACGGCAGCACGGAGACCGGCGGCATTGCGTGGCGGCGTCAGGATCAGACGGACGCCTGGCAACCGGTAGCCGGTATCGACGTGCGTCGCGACGAAGACGGCGCATTGAACGTGCGCTCGCCGCATCTCGACCACCGCGGCTGGCATCGTACCGACGACCAGATCGCGCTCGACTCAGACGGCCGTTTCCGTCTGCAAGGACGCCTGGATCGCGTGCTGAAGCTGGACGGCAAGCGCGTGTCGTTGCCGGAACTGGAAGCGCGTCTCGCGCGGCATCCGCATGTTGCGCAAGCGGCGCTGGTGCCGCTGGAAGGCGCCACGCGCGAGCGCGTCGGCGCTGTGGTGGCGTTGACCGAAGCGGGCAGCGAGGCGTTGCGCGACGAAGGCCGCGTGGCGCTTGCGAAGACGCTGCGCCGTTATCTCGCCGACTATTTCGACGTCGTCGTGCTGCCGCGTCACTGGCGGTTTCGCGCGACGCTGCCGTTCGACGCACGCGGCAAGCTGCCGGTCGCGGCGCTCGCCGCCGCGTTCGAACCGCGCAGCGAAGGCATGGAAGTACTCGCCGAAGCGCGCAGCGGCGACACGCTGCACTACGACCTGCGTGTGCCGCCCACGCTCGTGCATTTCGCCGGCCATTTTCCGGGGCTGCCGATTCTGCCTGGCGTGGTGCAGGTCGACTGGGCGATCCGCCTCGCGGCCGATCACGTAACGGCGGCGCGCGCGATTGCATCGATCGATCGTTTGAAGTTCATGGCGCCGGTGGCGCCGGGCGCGGTCCTGAAACTGACCCTGGCCCACGACGCCGAGCGTCGGCGCGTGCAGTTCGTCTACAAACTGAGCGGCCGTGAATGCGCGTCCGGCGTGATCGTCTACCGGGAGCCCGCGTGA
- a CDS encoding thioesterase family protein gives MSESRKVPSASAMVEVPFHDVDAMNVCWHGHYLKYFEIGRAALLRTFDYDYREMQASGYLWPIVEVHLKYVRPAIYGQQIEVRTQLLEHENRLKIGYEIVDCASGTRLTKGYTIQVAVDAATQELQFVSPPVVFDKLERAWGQ, from the coding sequence ATGAGCGAGTCCCGCAAAGTGCCGAGCGCGAGCGCCATGGTCGAAGTGCCGTTCCACGACGTCGATGCGATGAACGTCTGCTGGCACGGCCATTATCTGAAGTACTTCGAGATCGGCCGCGCGGCGCTGCTGCGTACCTTCGATTACGACTACCGCGAGATGCAGGCGTCCGGCTATCTGTGGCCGATCGTCGAGGTACATCTCAAGTATGTGCGGCCGGCCATTTACGGCCAGCAGATCGAAGTGCGCACGCAACTGCTCGAACACGAAAACCGCCTGAAAATAGGCTACGAAATCGTCGACTGCGCGTCCGGTACGCGGCTGACCAAAGGCTATACGATTCAGGTCGCGGTCGATGCCGCGACCCAGGAGCTGCAGTTCGTGTCGCCGCCGGTCGTGTTCGACAAGCTGGAGCGCGCATGGGGACAATGA
- a CDS encoding membrane protein, whose product MFAARSRRQAAADQADADAHAHVTAAGTVPASPDAGRGWAKTAVQVLLKLAYPALILCAWRWDTPRYVGCMLFAILWLQRWAGSGPVATSLRRLSSIDWTVVGLLSCASAAIVLTNSELLLRLYPSLVNLGLLIAFGATLVRGPSMIEKFARLGNPDLPPRAVRHTWRVTQVWCGFFALNGAFSAYTALYWSRANWSLYNGAIAYGLIGVLLVAEIVWRYLVVLPRAARSEAA is encoded by the coding sequence ATGTTCGCCGCGCGCTCGCGTAGGCAAGCGGCGGCGGATCAGGCCGACGCCGACGCTCACGCTCACGTCACGGCCGCCGGGACCGTCCCGGCCTCGCCGGACGCCGGGCGCGGCTGGGCTAAAACCGCCGTCCAGGTGCTGTTGAAGCTCGCCTATCCCGCGCTGATTCTGTGCGCGTGGCGCTGGGACACGCCGCGCTACGTCGGCTGCATGCTGTTCGCGATCCTGTGGTTGCAGCGCTGGGCCGGCAGCGGTCCGGTCGCGACTTCGCTGCGGCGGCTTTCGTCGATCGATTGGACCGTGGTCGGCTTGCTGAGCTGCGCGTCGGCGGCGATCGTGCTGACCAACAGCGAACTGCTGTTGCGCCTCTATCCGTCGCTCGTCAATCTGGGGCTGTTGATCGCGTTCGGCGCGACGCTCGTGCGCGGGCCGTCGATGATCGAGAAATTCGCGCGGCTCGGCAATCCGGATCTGCCGCCGCGCGCGGTGCGTCATACGTGGCGTGTGACGCAGGTGTGGTGCGGCTTCTTTGCGTTGAACGGCGCGTTTTCCGCCTATACGGCGCTGTACTGGAGTCGCGCGAACTGGTCGCTGTATAACGGCGCGATCGCGTACGGGCTGATCGGCGTGCTGCTGGTGGCCGAGATTGTCTGGCGCTATCTGGTGGTGCTGCCGCGAGCCGCGCGTTCGGAGGCGGCATGA
- a CDS encoding lysophospholipid acyltransferase family protein, with protein sequence MTSRLDYGWRLCATGMAFVVFGVCGTLFSVLVFPLAWVWPHRASRQFAVTSVIHWFFRALVAVLQRVGVMELDVSNVEALRAGGPAIVVANHPTYLDVMVLLSLTPHACCVVKNAHWSNPCFWGIVRSAEYVSNADPSELVEAGARQLAAGYTMIIFPEGTRSPAPNRLHAFSRGFAHMALKVGAPIVPVLMDCDPPAFTKQMRWYDVPARAFRMRVNVLEPLDVEQLAAHDATPALAARSVTSAIEAHITQHLFDYGFFKTGN encoded by the coding sequence ATGACCTCGCGGCTTGATTACGGCTGGCGTCTCTGTGCGACGGGCATGGCCTTCGTGGTGTTCGGCGTATGCGGCACCCTGTTTTCGGTGCTGGTGTTTCCGCTTGCGTGGGTATGGCCGCATCGCGCGTCGCGGCAATTCGCGGTGACGAGCGTGATCCACTGGTTTTTCCGCGCGCTGGTCGCGGTGCTGCAGCGCGTCGGCGTGATGGAGCTCGATGTGTCGAACGTCGAGGCGTTGCGCGCGGGCGGCCCGGCGATCGTGGTCGCGAATCACCCCACTTATCTCGACGTGATGGTGCTGTTGTCGCTCACGCCGCACGCCTGTTGCGTGGTGAAAAACGCGCATTGGAGCAACCCCTGTTTCTGGGGCATCGTGCGCTCGGCGGAATACGTCAGCAATGCCGACCCCTCGGAACTCGTCGAGGCTGGCGCGCGGCAACTGGCGGCCGGCTACACGATGATCATTTTCCCGGAAGGCACGCGCAGTCCCGCGCCGAACCGCTTGCATGCGTTTTCGCGCGGTTTCGCGCACATGGCACTGAAGGTCGGCGCACCGATCGTGCCGGTGCTGATGGACTGCGATCCCCCCGCTTTCACCAAGCAGATGCGCTGGTACGACGTGCCGGCGCGCGCATTCCGGATGCGCGTGAATGTCCTCGAGCCGCTCGACGTCGAGCAGCTCGCGGCGCATGACGCGACACCGGCCCTTGCGGCGCGCAGCGTGACGAGCGCCATCGAAGCACACATTACTCAGCACCTGTTCGATTATGGATTCTTTAAAACTGGAAATTAA
- a CDS encoding phosphopantetheine-binding protein produces the protein MDSLKLEIKQLLIEALDLEDLSPADIDDDAPLFDTDGIGLDSIDALEIGIVLRKQYQLTIAANDERTREHFRSISTLAALVASQREAAHAVNETTRKGE, from the coding sequence ATGGATTCTTTAAAACTGGAAATTAAACAGCTTCTGATCGAGGCCCTCGATCTGGAAGACCTGAGCCCCGCCGATATCGACGACGACGCCCCGTTGTTCGATACCGACGGCATCGGTCTCGATTCGATCGATGCACTCGAAATCGGCATCGTGCTGCGCAAACAATACCAACTGACCATCGCAGCGAACGACGAACGCACGCGCGAACACTTCCGTTCGATCAGCACCCTGGCCGCGCTCGTCGCGAGCCAGCGCGAAGCGGCGCACGCTGTGAATGAAACCACCAGAAAGGGGGAATAA
- a CDS encoding acyl carrier protein has protein sequence MSEAEILERIRAIFKENFAIEPERVTPEANLFEELDLDSIDAVDLAIKLQEMTGRRIKPEEFKSVRTVGDVIGAVESLLAAQG, from the coding sequence GTGTCCGAGGCTGAGATTCTTGAGCGCATCCGCGCCATTTTCAAAGAGAACTTCGCGATCGAGCCGGAGCGCGTGACGCCCGAAGCGAACCTGTTCGAAGAGCTCGATCTCGACAGCATCGACGCTGTCGACCTGGCGATCAAACTGCAGGAAATGACCGGCCGCCGGATCAAGCCGGAAGAGTTCAAATCGGTGCGCACGGTCGGCGATGTGATCGGTGCGGTCGAATCCCTGCTGGCGGCACAAGGCTGA
- a CDS encoding beta-ketoacyl synthase chain length factor: MPDLHWTIPVARWSSWPAAASAAPDIGFIEPIVRRRLSTLSRVALKVAHECVAQEPARVVFASRHGELRRTTDILRAISAGEPVSPTAFSLSVLNAMTGVFGIARGDRSAASAISAGAETLGYALLEAHAQYAAQPGSPVLLVYADEPADPAYGTIEDEVPGGALAILLDSDAATGQLMCRLSAGDGVGMADASDKAHAPDNADSPAGAANPPVPETTFATQSQALLHCLETGNPGAWQHADATWHWSWHDLAA; this comes from the coding sequence ATGCCCGATCTGCACTGGACCATTCCGGTCGCTCGCTGGTCTAGCTGGCCTGCTGCCGCATCTGCCGCACCCGACATCGGCTTTATCGAGCCGATCGTACGGCGTCGTCTCAGCACTCTGTCGCGAGTCGCGCTGAAGGTTGCGCACGAGTGCGTCGCGCAAGAGCCGGCGCGGGTCGTGTTCGCGTCGCGTCACGGCGAACTGCGCCGAACCACCGACATCCTGCGCGCCATCAGCGCCGGCGAGCCGGTGTCGCCGACCGCGTTCAGCCTGTCGGTGCTCAACGCGATGACCGGCGTGTTCGGCATTGCGCGCGGCGACCGGTCCGCGGCCAGCGCGATTTCGGCCGGTGCCGAAACGCTCGGCTACGCGTTGCTGGAAGCGCACGCGCAATACGCGGCGCAACCCGGCTCGCCGGTGCTGCTGGTGTATGCCGACGAACCGGCCGATCCGGCCTACGGCACGATCGAAGACGAAGTGCCTGGTGGCGCGCTGGCGATCCTGCTGGACAGCGACGCAGCCACAGGGCAACTGATGTGCAGGTTGTCCGCGGGTGACGGCGTGGGCATGGCAGATGCGTCCGACAAGGCGCACGCGCCGGACAATGCAGACAGTCCGGCCGGCGCTGCAAACCCCCCCGTCCCCGAGACTACTTTCGCGACGCAAAGCCAGGCATTGCTGCACTGCCTGGAAACCGGCAACCCGGGCGCCTGGCAACACGCCGACGCCACCTGGCACTGGAGCTGGCATGACCTCGCGGCTTGA